AAATCTACGGAGGAGATGAGAAGTCGAGGGCAAGAAGCGAAGCACCGGTAAGATGTCGTCGGATTCTGGATCGGAAGTTAGCAAGTCAGGGAACATATCGAGGATTCAACCAATGGTGGGTCTTGAGAGTCCGGTTGAGGAGAGGAGATGGGAGCAGCACGGATAGAGGGGTTTACTCGGAGAGCTTTGTGAgggtcgacgttgaggtcgtggAGGTAGATACGTTTCTCCGGCGAAACATTTGGCTCTCACGGCGGAGAAATACGGCGGCGGGAGAAGACACCACCTTGCAATCATCATCGGCGAGAAAAGGTTTAATCTTTTTTACTTCTAGCTGAGTAGATAAACGTTGGATTAAGGGAAAATGGTAAATAGCAGTGAAACGATGCCGTTTTGAAGCAATTATATAGCATTGAACGACGACGTGTCTCGGGAATTTAATTCCTTTACAAAACATTGAACGAGGTCGTTGTaaggaaattttaattttatcttccGGTAATAACAGTAAGCTAGCATTGACGCGGCGTCGTTTTAGCGAATAATGGTAATAAAACAGTTAGGTAACTCTTAAAACGACGGCGTTTTGgagaattttttaatttatccgtcttcgtcttcttctccaATGGGTGATCCCTATTCTCAAGCAGCTCTATCAGAAGACCGTTATTTTCGGAGAGTCTCATGTAATCGTCttcttctctgtctctctctctgccTCTGGTTTTGATTCTACCTTtcgaagtttttttttatttctcgaGAGAGGTCCTTTTAAAGATCTCCCTCATGGTTAGTATCTGCTTGGCGTTTAAATTTGCTTATTTAGGTAActttccatttcttttcttatctctttccttttccttgcCCAACAAGTTAGGGTTTTCAAGAACATCAGATCTTTATCTGAAACCCACAACTGGAATCATGATCTCTGGTTATGAATGTATGAACCCATTGGATCGTCCTCTACTTATAGAGATTGTGTGTTATTAACAGGATGGGAAGGGTAAAACTGAAGATAAAGAAGTTAGAGAACACAAACGGACGCCAAGCAACGTTTGCTAAAAGGAAAAATGGGATCTTGAAAAAGGCTAATGAGCTATCTATTCTTTGTGACATTGATCTTATTCTTCTTATGTTCTCTCCTGGCGGCAAAGCCTCGCTATGTTGCGGTAGACGGAGGTAATGTTGTCGTGTTTTTGTTGTCTGATTGTTAAGGTTTGTTGATTtgctttgtgtttttttgtttttttttttgttttcagtagCATTGAAGAGGTGATTTCTAAGTTTTCTCAAGTAACACCGGAGGAAAGAACAAAAAAGTTTGTCATCtgtttatctttctttctttctttagatTCTTATCGATATGTTTCTTTCGTCGTTGCTCActtgtttgtttcttgttttactTTTGCATTTTGAAACACAGGAAGGTTGAGAGTCTTGAAGTAAGTTGTTTCACACTATCAAGTTTGGTTCCAATTCTTGAGATgctttttgtttggttactGATTCAAGTgtaagtgtgtgtgtgttttgaaaGCTCAGACCTTGAAGAAAACGTTCTTAAAGTTGGATCACACTGTAAATATAAGAGAACTTATAGCCTCAAGGTGAGTAGGAGAAGACAGTTTatcaacactacaagaaaacttcATACTCTCTCTATATGAACTttaacttcttttttgttttttgtcttCTCTGGTTTCAGTAATTCAACAACAGAGGTAATTCActttaaaactcttttttttttttaccttttctcGCTTCTGTGAGAGATTTGCTGAAGCCTAGAACTTAATAAAACCGCGTTTTTTCTCAGGACTTGAGTACTCAAGCAAGTGTCCTGCAAGCTAGGATATCTGAGATACATGGAAGATTAAGGTAAAAAAAGATCTTTCTGAAGCTGATGATTATTTGTTGTTAGTACTTTATATTTCATACATTGTCTGTAGTTATTGGACAGAAGTCGATAAGATAAACAACGTTGACCACTTGGGACAGCTTGAAATTTCCATCAGGCAGTCCCTTGATCAATTGCGTGCGCATAAGGTATCATTTGCTCTTAAAAAGAAACCTTCTCAACTTCACTtcatctgcaaaaaaaaagaaaaactcaaaaacttTCGGTTGATGGTAGGAACATTTGggacagcagcagcagcaacaagcAATGCAAATCGAAAACGCAAACTTTGTTAAAGATTGGTCTACCTGCTCGGTAATTTACTcaaatgattcttcttcttcttttcatctCTCACTCAAAACAATCTGAATCATTCAATTCCTGACTTTCAGTTGCAAGATGGGATTGAGATTCCTTTAGAACAACATCTTCAATCCATGTCATGGGTACTTAATAGCGACAACACAACCAACATTATCACCGAGGAACACAATCCAATCCCAAAACGGTTAGTTACTTAGTTAAAGCTCTTCACATTTTTCTTCTTAGACTAATTAATACTACTGAATCATCATTAACTCTAAAGGGAAGTGGAGTGCTCTGCGAGTTCTTCATTTGGGAGCTATCCAGGCTACTTTGGAACAGGGAAATCTTCAGAAACAAGCTTTCTTGATGAACTAAACACGACCAACGGAGACATCAAACCGCAGCTATgcactaataataataacattatCCCATACAATCCCAATATTATGCAGAATGATATTAAGCACCACCAAACgtatcctcctcctcctcttcctcctcctccgcttTTTAACCTTCCAATGAACCAGAGAGAGTATCATATGAATGGATTCTTCGAAGCACCACCACAACCACATGGAACTTCTGCttacaacaataacaacaaccaGGCAAGGTTTGGTTCTAGCAGCAGCTCCTTGCCGTGCTCAATCTCCATGCTAGACGAATACTTGTTCTCCCAGgtaaaaactaaagaaacatTGTTCTCTTCTTCTAACATCATCAAAGTAAAATCTAACATATGTTTTATTCATTATTTCAATAGATGCAGCAACCGAACTGATGATGATAGAACATCTCATGGAAGAAGTcacccatttttttttgttcagaagCAGCAAGCGAACTAAAACAAAACACTTGCAGGTTTCTGAATTGGTTCCAAGATGAAGCAAATACCAGTGGTGAACTCTGGTAGATTGCAACCCCCACACAAATACGTTGTTATATCTTCAATAGATGTTtttgtgttgattttttttatccgGCAGATATGTTTTAGTGTGTATGTGTCTTTGGAGGCTGTCAAAGTAACGCCATGACGGCCAAAGATGATGAGAAAACTCTCTATTCTTCTTCCCTTCCTACAAAACTAgctgtatcttttttttttttttttcattctttgtaatacaaaaacaaacaatgtttattaattaatttaaacaagAAGCATTTATATGTACATATAGCTTTGTCTTGTGCATTGCATCTTCTGTGAAGCTTCTGAAGGTTCTCAGCCAATTCTATTTGTATTTGCTTTTATTATCTTGCAAGACACATTCAGAAGCATCTGTAGGCTGGGCAAAATGCCGACCTGaaatccgaacccgaacccgaGCTGAAAGGCTCGAATCCAAACCTGATTCCGGTTTTGAGGATCTATAAGTTATAGATCCGTtcaaagtatttaaaaaatttaattcgGCTCTCGTTCAGTTTTCCGGTTTCCGGTTTTGGTTCAGGTAATAAAGTTAGGAATCAACTAATATCTGAGATAATTACGGATCCCATTCGGTTCTGATTTTTCAGTTAATTCAGATAAAAAGTCATAAAATttgaaggggggggggggtggatTAAATATCAGATTTTCAGAGTTTTTTAGGTAATTCagataattgtaattttttcttggacaaaaaatattcttgtaatttatttatttttgggatatttcggtttataaatagtattcttaaattatttgaatatttaaaattaaatatagttaatattcataagtatatacattatattataaaaaaataggtATCTATTCGGTTCTTGGTTCGGTTTTAGTTTGGTTCTACAAATATAAAATCTGCTCGGGTAATTTGTAAGATCCAAATTCGAATCTAACCTTTTTTTGGCTCAGTTCTGTTCTTTGGTTTCAGATAAATGTGTCCGAGCAGCCTATGTAAAATTATTCCAACAGATTTTGTTGTGCAGTAATAATATTAGCCAATCAAGTTGAATAGGaaaatattctatttaaaaagaaaatccaaattcaaataaATTCAATAATAGTTAAAATTAGTATCTGAAACCTAAATAATTAACTCAAATACTCAACTAGATTTTAtgtagtttatttatttattttagtcatattcaattatatatagtgtacattaaatattatgaaagttttgaattttaggtaattttgtatagcactaaaaaaaatactaaatcaaATGTGTATATCCAAAAATCTAATTTGTTGTCCAAGTTTCAAATAAAGGCCCATAACGGGCCCATCTTATAAACTTTAAGATGAGTACAGAGCTcgattccgacgaacttgtcggAAACAATCACGAAGAACACATCGCATTCCTCCGAGTTACCAGGAACCAATCTCCCATCAGAAGAATCCATCACTTCTCGGATCTCTCTATCTCTCCCCTTTATTCTCCTATACTTCCCATTCAAAGCAAGCTTCTTTACAGAACTAGGGTAAGAGAACCCTTGAGGAGATCAATGGATACAGCGACGCAGCCACCACAAGGCCAGCCGCCTCCAGTGGCTGAGAAGCTGAATCCGGAACTTGTGCAGCTTCTGAATCTAGAGTCTGTAAAGACACGAGCCGATAGCTTGTTCAAGGCAATTTCTCGGATCCTTGAAGATTTCGACGCTTATGGTCGAACCAACACTAGTCCTAAATGGTTTGTGTTGGGGGGAGTTTTGTCTTTATTTCTGGTCTGTCTATTTGAAAACGTTGTCTGATAATTTATTCTTTTAACAGGCAGGACATTCTAGGGCAATATTCTATGGTGAATCTTGAGCTCTTTAACATTGTGGAAGAGGTGAAGAAAGTCTCCAAGGCTTT
The nucleotide sequence above comes from Brassica napus cultivar Da-Ae chromosome A9, Da-Ae, whole genome shotgun sequence. Encoded proteins:
- the LOC106394568 gene encoding agamous-like MADS-box protein AGL30, with amino-acid sequence MGRVKLKIKKLENTNGRQATFAKRKNGILKKANELSILCDIDLILLMFSPGGKASLCCGRRSSIEEVISKFSQVTPEERTKKKVESLETLKKTFLKLDHTVNIRELIASSNSTTEDLSTQASVLQARISEIHGRLSYWTEVDKINNVDHLGQLEISIRQSLDQLRAHKEHLGQQQQQQAMQIENANFVKDWSTCSLQDGIEIPLEQHLQSMSWVLNSDNTTNIITEEHNPIPKREVECSASSSFGSYPGYFGTGKSSETSFLDELNTTNGDIKPQLCTNNNNIIPYNPNIMQNDIKHHQTYPPPPLPPPPLFNLPMNQREYHMNGFFEAPPQPHGTSAYNNNNNQARFGSSSSSLPCSISMLDEYLFSQMQQPN